From a region of the Streptomyces venezuelae genome:
- a CDS encoding CoA-acylating methylmalonate-semialdehyde dehydrogenase has translation MVRELTHFIGGKHTTGTSGLFSDVYDPNTGTVQARVPIAGRADTEAAIANAEEAQADWGQWNPQRRSRVLLRFLQLVEGERDSLARLLSSEHGKTVADAHGDLQRGLEVVEFAAGVPHLLKGEFTDNAGTGIDVHSLRSPLGVVAGITPFNFPAMIPLWQAAPALACGNSFILKPSERDPSVPLRLAELFLEAGLPPGVLNVVNGGKEAVDTLLEDPRVQALGFVGSTPIAAHIYATAAAHGKRAQCFGGAKNHMVVMPDADLDQAVEALIGAGYGSAGERCMAIAVAVPVGEETANALVAKLAERIATLRVGRSDDPGADFGPLVSRDALDRVNRYVGIGATEGAELVVDGRGFTLPGHEDGFFAGATLFDHVTPQMRIYREEIFGPVLSVVRAADYEEALRLPTEHPYGNGVAIFTRDGDTARDFTRRVGAGMVGVNVPIPVPVAYHTFGGWKRSGFGDLNQHGPDSIRFYTRTKTVTSRWPSGARESASFTIPTMG, from the coding sequence ATGGTCCGTGAACTCACCCATTTCATCGGTGGCAAGCACACCACCGGAACCTCCGGTCTCTTCTCCGACGTGTACGACCCCAACACCGGTACCGTCCAGGCCCGAGTCCCGATCGCGGGACGGGCCGACACCGAGGCCGCCATCGCGAACGCCGAGGAGGCGCAGGCCGACTGGGGGCAGTGGAACCCGCAGCGCCGCTCGCGCGTCCTGCTGCGCTTCCTCCAGCTGGTCGAGGGCGAACGCGACTCCCTCGCAAGGCTGTTGTCCTCCGAGCACGGCAAGACCGTCGCCGACGCCCATGGAGACCTGCAACGCGGCCTGGAGGTGGTCGAGTTCGCCGCCGGTGTCCCGCACCTGCTGAAGGGCGAGTTCACCGACAACGCGGGCACCGGGATCGACGTGCATTCCCTGCGTTCGCCGCTGGGCGTGGTCGCCGGCATCACCCCCTTCAACTTCCCCGCGATGATCCCCCTGTGGCAGGCCGCCCCCGCCCTGGCCTGCGGCAACTCCTTCATCCTGAAGCCCTCCGAGCGCGACCCTTCCGTACCGCTGCGCCTCGCCGAGCTGTTCCTGGAGGCGGGCCTGCCACCCGGTGTGCTCAATGTGGTCAACGGCGGCAAGGAGGCCGTCGACACCCTGCTGGAGGACCCGCGCGTCCAGGCCCTCGGCTTCGTCGGCTCCACCCCGATCGCCGCGCACATCTACGCGACCGCCGCGGCCCACGGCAAGCGCGCCCAGTGTTTCGGCGGCGCCAAGAACCACATGGTCGTGATGCCCGACGCCGACCTCGACCAGGCGGTGGAGGCCCTGATCGGTGCCGGCTACGGCTCCGCGGGCGAGCGCTGCATGGCGATCGCCGTGGCCGTGCCCGTCGGCGAGGAGACCGCGAACGCCCTGGTCGCCAAGCTGGCCGAGCGGATCGCCACCCTGCGCGTGGGCCGCTCCGACGACCCCGGGGCCGACTTCGGACCGCTGGTCAGCCGCGACGCCCTCGACCGGGTGAACCGCTACGTCGGCATCGGAGCCACCGAGGGCGCCGAACTCGTCGTGGACGGACGCGGGTTCACCCTGCCCGGACACGAGGACGGCTTCTTCGCCGGAGCGACCCTCTTCGACCACGTCACCCCGCAGATGCGGATCTACCGCGAGGAGATCTTCGGCCCGGTGCTGTCCGTCGTACGGGCCGCCGACTACGAGGAGGCCCTGCGCCTGCCCACCGAGCACCCGTACGGCAACGGCGTCGCGATCTTCACCCGCGACGGCGACACGGCGCGCGACTTCACCCGGCGGGTGGGCGCCGGCATGGTCGGTGTCAACGTGCCGATCCCGGTCCCGGTCGCGTACCACACCTTCGGCGGCTGGAAGCGGTCCGGCTTCGGCGACCTGAACCAGCACGGCCCCGACTCGATCCGCTTCTACACCCGTACCAAGACCGTCACCTCGCGCTGGCCCTCCGGGGCCAGGGAGAGCGCGAGCTTCACCATCCCGACGATGGGGTGA
- a CDS encoding short-chain fatty acyl-CoA regulator family protein, giving the protein MSKTYAGARLRRLREERRMTQADLARVLAISPSYLNQMEHDSRPLTVPVLLRLTEAFGVDPGFFSERDTSRLVADLREALANEVAQARVSPSDLAELATRMPAVASVLLDLGRRGQLLAERLADAADGRDVAADSPRSPHEEIREFFYRRQNYLHDTDLAAEGLAAEIGIRPGDVVRALTRRLSDRHGIRTATDSDRLHHYDPAARVLHLSNRLRPGQQAFRMATQLALIEYADELDRLAAEDFPPGSPVHALARIGIANHFAGALILPYRAFHTAAEEFRYDIERLTDHFGIGYETVCHRLSTLQRPRLRGVPFSFVRVDRAGNMSKRQSATGFHFSRAGGTCPLWNVYEAFAAPGRIHVQVAAMPDGQRYLWTARAVTRHRGGWGEPGKTFAIGLGCEIRHASRLVYADGLDLDNAAAATRIGMGCRLCERLDCPQRAVPPLGRTLAVDENSSTFVPYPVTGNPGPSKQG; this is encoded by the coding sequence GTGAGCAAGACGTACGCGGGAGCGCGGCTGCGGCGGCTGCGCGAGGAGCGGCGGATGACCCAGGCCGACCTGGCGCGGGTGCTCGCCATCTCCCCCAGCTACCTCAACCAGATGGAGCACGACTCGCGTCCGCTCACCGTTCCGGTGCTGCTGCGGCTCACCGAGGCCTTCGGCGTGGATCCGGGGTTCTTCTCCGAGCGCGACACCAGCCGGCTGGTGGCCGACCTGCGCGAGGCGCTCGCCAACGAGGTGGCACAGGCCCGCGTCTCCCCGTCCGACCTGGCCGAACTGGCCACCCGGATGCCCGCGGTCGCCTCGGTCCTGCTGGACCTGGGCCGGCGCGGCCAGCTGCTGGCCGAGCGGCTCGCCGACGCCGCCGACGGCCGGGACGTGGCCGCCGACAGCCCGCGCTCGCCCCACGAGGAGATCCGCGAGTTCTTCTACCGGCGGCAGAACTACCTCCACGACACCGATCTCGCCGCCGAAGGCCTCGCCGCCGAGATCGGCATCCGCCCCGGGGACGTCGTCCGCGCGCTGACCCGCCGGCTCTCCGACCGGCACGGGATCCGGACGGCCACGGACTCCGACCGGCTGCACCACTACGACCCCGCCGCCCGGGTCCTGCACCTGTCGAACCGGCTCCGGCCGGGGCAGCAGGCGTTCCGGATGGCCACCCAGCTGGCGCTGATCGAGTACGCGGACGAGCTGGACCGGCTGGCCGCCGAGGACTTCCCGCCCGGCTCCCCCGTCCACGCCCTCGCGCGGATCGGCATCGCCAACCACTTCGCGGGCGCGCTCATCCTCCCGTACCGCGCCTTCCACACGGCCGCCGAGGAGTTCCGCTACGACATCGAGCGGCTCACCGACCACTTCGGGATCGGCTACGAGACGGTCTGCCACCGGCTGAGCACTCTGCAACGGCCCAGGCTGCGGGGGGTGCCGTTCTCCTTCGTGCGCGTGGACCGGGCCGGGAACATGTCCAAGCGGCAGTCGGCCACCGGATTCCACTTCTCCCGTGCGGGCGGTACCTGCCCGCTGTGGAACGTGTACGAGGCCTTCGCCGCGCCCGGCCGCATCCACGTCCAGGTCGCCGCCATGCCCGACGGGCAGCGGTACCTGTGGACCGCCCGGGCCGTGACCCGCCACCGCGGCGGCTGGGGCGAACCCGGCAAGACCTTCGCGATCGGGCTCGGATGCGAGATCCGGCACGCCTCACGGCTCGTGTACGCCGACGGGCTCGACCTCGACAACGCGGCGGCGGCCACCCGCATCGGCATGGGCTGCCGCCTGTGCGAACGGCTCGACTGCCCGCAGCGGGCCGTGCCGCCGCTCGGGCGGACGCTGGCCGTGGACGAGAACAGCAGCACCTTCGTCCCGTACCCGGTGACCGGGAACCCGGGCCCCTCGAAACAGGGCTGA
- the aceA gene encoding isocitrate lyase, which translates to MAEANTTAAAEQLRQRWAEDPRWAGIERTYTAEDVVRLSGSVREEHTLARRGAERLWRQLHEQDYIHALGALTGGQAVQQVRAGLQAIYLSGWQVAADANQAGHTYPDQSLYPVNSVPQVVRRINNALLRADQIATAEGGTDTTDWLAPIVADAEAGFGGPLNAFELTKAMIAAGAAGIHYEDQLASEKKCGHLGGKVLVPTSQHVRTLNAARLAADIADTPTLIIARTDALAATLLTSDVDERDAEFCTGERTAEGFYHVRNGMAPVIARGLAYAPYADLIWVETGTPDLAQAREFAEAIHAQYPDQMLAYNCSPSFNWKAALDDDQIAKFQRELGAMGYRFQFITLAGFHSLNHGMFDLARGYAEHGMTAYVDLQEREFAAQAQGFTAVKHQREVGTGYFDLVSTAVNPASSTTALAGSTEEEQFH; encoded by the coding sequence ATGGCAGAGGCGAACACGACGGCGGCGGCCGAGCAGCTGAGGCAGCGCTGGGCCGAAGACCCGCGCTGGGCGGGCATCGAGCGCACCTACACGGCCGAGGACGTGGTGCGGCTCTCCGGCAGCGTCCGCGAGGAGCACACCCTGGCCCGGCGCGGCGCCGAACGGCTGTGGCGACAGCTCCACGAACAGGACTACATCCACGCCCTCGGCGCGCTCACCGGCGGCCAGGCGGTCCAGCAGGTGCGCGCCGGACTCCAGGCGATCTACCTCTCCGGCTGGCAGGTCGCCGCCGACGCCAACCAGGCCGGGCACACCTACCCGGACCAGAGCCTGTACCCGGTCAACTCGGTCCCGCAGGTGGTGCGCCGCATCAACAACGCGCTGCTGCGCGCCGACCAGATCGCCACCGCCGAGGGCGGCACCGACACGACGGACTGGCTCGCGCCGATCGTCGCGGACGCCGAGGCCGGCTTCGGCGGCCCCCTGAACGCCTTCGAGCTCACCAAGGCGATGATCGCGGCGGGCGCGGCCGGCATCCACTACGAGGACCAGCTCGCCTCCGAGAAGAAGTGCGGCCACCTCGGCGGCAAGGTCCTCGTCCCGACCTCGCAGCACGTGCGCACCCTCAACGCGGCCCGCCTGGCGGCCGACATCGCCGACACCCCGACCCTGATCATCGCCCGTACGGACGCCCTCGCCGCCACCCTCCTGACCAGCGACGTCGACGAACGCGACGCCGAGTTCTGCACCGGGGAGCGCACCGCCGAGGGCTTCTACCACGTCCGGAACGGCATGGCCCCGGTCATCGCCCGCGGTCTCGCCTACGCCCCGTACGCCGACCTGATCTGGGTGGAGACCGGCACCCCGGACCTGGCGCAGGCCCGCGAGTTCGCCGAGGCGATCCACGCCCAGTACCCGGACCAGATGCTGGCCTACAACTGCTCGCCGTCCTTCAACTGGAAGGCCGCGCTGGACGACGACCAGATCGCCAAGTTCCAGCGCGAGCTCGGCGCGATGGGCTACCGCTTCCAGTTCATCACCCTGGCCGGCTTCCACTCCCTCAACCACGGCATGTTCGACCTCGCCCGCGGCTACGCCGAGCACGGCATGACCGCCTACGTCGACCTCCAGGAGCGCGAGTTCGCCGCCCAGGCCCAGGGGTTCACCGCCGTCAAGCACCAGCGCGAGGTCGGCACCGGCTACTTCGACCTGGTCTCCACCGCCGTCAACCCGGCCTCCTCCACCACCGCGCTCGCCGGCTCCACCGAGGAGGAGCAGTTCCACTGA
- the aceB gene encoding malate synthase A yields the protein MPLPPLTSSVQVLGAPGERHEEILTPEALEFVGRLDAAFEDRRLEVLKERRRRWGHLAGGTPLDFPLATRAVREDPHWRVAPPAPGLTDRRVEITGPPERRMAVKALNSGAHVWMADFEDATAPTWDNVIGGQLTLLDATERRIDFTTPEGKEYRLGEQLATIMVRPRGWHLLEEHLEIDGRPPSASLVDFGLYFFHCAQRQIDAGHGPYFYLPKLENRYEARLWNDVFLLAQELLGIPRGTVRATVLIETITAAFEMEEILHELREHSAGLNAGRWDYLFSLIKTFGHRTDFQLPDRAKVTMTAPFMRAYTELLVRTCHRRGAQAIGGMAAHVPSRDAEANAAALAKVRLDKEREAEDGFDGSWVAHPGLVPVCREVFDGVLGERPNQLDRLREDVDITAADLLSVRRIAAPPTREGIRSNVAVALRYFDAWLRGSGAVALYGLMEDAATAEIARVQIWQWLRHDQADRATVLDLLDAECAALDEEDPGARVAEAREVFVNTALTPRLPAFFTPEAYTRHLVRRAEERA from the coding sequence ATGCCACTCCCGCCTCTGACCAGCAGCGTCCAGGTCCTCGGTGCGCCGGGTGAGCGCCACGAGGAGATCCTGACCCCCGAAGCCCTGGAGTTCGTCGGCCGGCTCGACGCCGCCTTCGAGGACCGCCGCCTGGAGGTACTGAAGGAGCGCCGGCGCCGCTGGGGCCACCTGGCCGGCGGCACCCCGCTCGACTTCCCGCTCGCCACCCGAGCCGTCCGCGAGGACCCGCACTGGCGCGTCGCCCCGCCTGCGCCCGGCCTCACCGACCGCCGCGTCGAGATCACCGGCCCGCCCGAGCGGCGGATGGCCGTCAAGGCCCTGAACTCCGGCGCCCACGTCTGGATGGCCGACTTCGAGGACGCCACCGCCCCGACCTGGGACAACGTCATCGGCGGCCAGCTGACCCTGCTCGACGCCACGGAACGGCGCATCGACTTCACCACCCCCGAGGGCAAGGAGTACCGCCTCGGCGAGCAGCTCGCGACGATCATGGTCCGGCCGCGCGGCTGGCACCTCCTCGAAGAGCACCTGGAGATCGACGGCCGGCCCCCGTCCGCGTCCCTCGTCGACTTCGGCCTCTACTTCTTCCACTGCGCCCAGCGTCAGATCGACGCGGGCCACGGCCCGTACTTCTACCTGCCCAAGCTGGAGAACCGGTACGAGGCGCGCCTGTGGAACGACGTCTTCCTCCTCGCCCAGGAACTCCTCGGCATCCCCCGCGGCACCGTCCGCGCCACCGTCCTCATCGAGACGATCACCGCCGCCTTCGAGATGGAGGAGATCCTCCACGAGCTGCGCGAGCACAGCGCGGGACTGAACGCGGGCCGCTGGGACTACCTCTTCAGCCTGATCAAGACCTTCGGCCACCGCACCGACTTCCAGCTGCCCGACCGGGCCAAGGTCACCATGACCGCCCCCTTCATGCGGGCCTACACCGAGCTGCTCGTCCGCACCTGCCACCGGCGCGGCGCCCAGGCCATCGGCGGGATGGCCGCCCACGTCCCCAGCCGGGACGCGGAGGCGAACGCCGCGGCCCTCGCCAAGGTCCGCCTCGACAAGGAGCGGGAGGCCGAGGACGGCTTCGACGGCTCCTGGGTGGCCCACCCCGGCCTGGTCCCCGTCTGCCGCGAGGTCTTCGACGGCGTCCTGGGGGAGCGGCCGAACCAGCTGGACCGGCTCCGGGAGGACGTCGACATCACGGCGGCCGACCTGCTGTCCGTCCGCCGGATCGCCGCACCCCCCACCCGGGAGGGCATCCGCTCGAACGTCGCCGTGGCCCTGCGCTACTTCGACGCCTGGCTGCGCGGCAGTGGCGCCGTCGCCCTGTACGGCCTGATGGAGGACGCCGCGACCGCAGAGATCGCCCGCGTCCAGATCTGGCAGTGGCTGCGCCACGACCAGGCCGACCGGGCGACCGTCCTCGACCTCCTCGACGCCGAGTGCGCGGCCCTGGACGAGGAGGACCCGGGGGCCCGCGTCGCCGAGGCCCGGGAGGTCTTCGTGAACACCGCGCTCACCCCCCGCCTGCCCGCCTTCTTCACCCCCGAGGCGTACACCCGCCACCTCGTCCGCCGGGCGGAGGAGCGCGCATGA
- a CDS encoding 3-hydroxybutyryl-CoA dehydrogenase codes for MTTPIASIHRVGVVGGGQMGAGIAEVCARAGLDTVVAESDAIAARAARERVAVSLERAVQRGRLDRISAEDALARLVFTGGLEDLADRQLVIEAVTENPEVKTEVFAALDKIVADPEAILATNTSAIPVMRLGMATGRADRVVGLHFFNPVPVLPLVEVVSSLHTSRDTLAAVEAFARDALGKTTVRSQDRAGFVVNALLIPYLLSAIRMAESGFAAPEDVDAGMELGCAHPMGPLKLADLIGLDTVAAIAESLYEEFKEPLYAPPPLLQRMVQAGLLGRKSGRGFHTYGRG; via the coding sequence ATGACCACGCCGATCGCGTCCATCCACCGGGTCGGCGTCGTCGGCGGCGGCCAGATGGGCGCCGGCATCGCCGAGGTGTGCGCCCGCGCCGGCCTCGACACCGTCGTCGCCGAGTCGGACGCCATCGCGGCCCGGGCCGCCCGGGAACGCGTCGCCGTCTCCCTCGAACGGGCCGTGCAGCGCGGCAGACTGGACCGGATCTCCGCCGAGGACGCCCTGGCCCGGCTCGTCTTCACCGGCGGCCTGGAGGACCTCGCCGACCGGCAGCTCGTCATCGAGGCCGTCACCGAGAACCCCGAGGTCAAGACCGAGGTCTTCGCCGCCCTCGACAAGATCGTGGCGGACCCGGAGGCGATCCTCGCCACGAACACCTCGGCCATCCCGGTCATGCGGCTGGGCATGGCCACGGGCCGCGCCGACCGGGTCGTGGGCCTGCACTTCTTCAACCCGGTCCCCGTCCTGCCGCTCGTGGAGGTCGTCTCCTCCCTCCACACCTCCCGGGACACCCTCGCGGCCGTGGAGGCCTTCGCCCGCGACGCGCTGGGCAAGACCACCGTGCGCTCCCAGGACCGGGCCGGCTTCGTGGTCAACGCACTGCTGATCCCCTACCTGCTCTCGGCCATCCGCATGGCCGAATCCGGGTTCGCCGCTCCCGAGGACGTGGACGCCGGAATGGAACTGGGCTGCGCCCACCCGATGGGCCCGCTCAAACTCGCCGACCTGATCGGCCTGGACACCGTCGCGGCCATCGCGGAATCCCTCTACGAGGAGTTCAAGGAACCCCTGTACGCGCCGCCCCCGCTGCTCCAGCGGATGGTGCAGGCGGGTCTGCTCGGCCGCAAGAGCGGCCGCGGGTTCCACACGTACGGCCGGGGCTGA
- a CDS encoding aminoglycoside phosphotransferase family protein, with amino-acid sequence MIETPELFTRCTVEREGAAGAAWLAELPGIVAELLEQWECAPDGEVMHGGVGIIVPVLRRTQERAVLKVSFPHPGNVHEPDAFEAWGGRGAVLLHERDDERFAMLLERVRTSTLEQVEDGDEVVAVAGRLSRRLAVPAPAHLPRLREQADSWEEQLRRDESELTHALPRYAVDAAVATVRELGRTQPDLLIHGDLHARNILRADREPWLAVDPKGHVGDPAYDGGTLLKTRALSLIGAEDLGKAVHRTVDVFVEAAEVERERVRRWAQLHAVQAAFWARRHGFRVARGGPLLDRITEFADHLAQLLTRPA; translated from the coding sequence ATGATCGAGACACCGGAGTTGTTCACGCGTTGTACCGTCGAGCGTGAGGGAGCGGCCGGAGCGGCATGGCTTGCCGAACTGCCAGGTATCGTCGCCGAGTTGCTGGAGCAGTGGGAATGCGCACCCGACGGCGAGGTCATGCACGGGGGTGTCGGGATCATCGTTCCGGTGCTGCGGCGGACGCAGGAGCGGGCCGTGCTGAAGGTCTCCTTCCCGCACCCCGGCAACGTCCACGAGCCGGATGCGTTCGAGGCGTGGGGCGGGCGTGGGGCCGTCCTGCTGCACGAGCGTGACGACGAGCGTTTCGCGATGTTGCTGGAGCGGGTCCGGACGTCGACCCTGGAGCAGGTCGAGGACGGCGACGAGGTGGTGGCGGTGGCGGGGCGGCTCAGCCGCCGGCTGGCCGTCCCGGCGCCGGCGCACCTCCCCCGGCTGCGGGAGCAAGCCGACTCCTGGGAGGAACAACTCCGGAGGGATGAAAGTGAGTTGACGCATGCACTGCCGCGGTACGCGGTGGACGCGGCGGTGGCGACCGTGCGCGAGCTGGGGCGGACCCAGCCGGACCTCCTGATCCACGGCGACCTCCACGCCCGGAACATCCTGCGGGCGGACCGGGAGCCGTGGCTCGCGGTCGACCCCAAGGGCCATGTGGGGGATCCCGCCTACGACGGCGGCACGCTGCTCAAGACGCGCGCGCTGTCCCTCATCGGAGCCGAGGACCTCGGCAAGGCGGTCCACCGCACCGTGGACGTCTTCGTGGAGGCGGCGGAAGTCGAGCGCGAGCGCGTCCGCCGCTGGGCCCAACTCCATGCGGTGCAAGCCGCGTTCTGGGCGCGTCGGCACGGATTCCGGGTCGCCCGCGGCGGCCCGCTGCTCGACCGGATCACGGAGTTCGCGGACCACCTCGCGCAGTTGCTGACACGGCCCGCCTGA
- a CDS encoding ZIP family metal transporter, whose product MNALAAAGWGAMAAFSLVIGAWLALRHRPSPKVTGLVLGFGAGALIAAVAYELVPRERVESAWDFLAVGVGALTFFLLDGALAQKATAQRSTGSAHNANRSIVLGALLDGIPESLVLGMGLASGGSVSVPFLAAVFLSNLPESLGATAGMREEGRQPGVVYRIWWGITAISGACAALGYGLVGVVPGTDGRLVEAFAAGAVLTMLANSMMPEAFELGGRLTGPSTVLGFAAAGALALLE is encoded by the coding sequence ATGAACGCTCTCGCGGCGGCCGGATGGGGCGCGATGGCGGCGTTCTCCCTGGTCATCGGCGCCTGGCTGGCGCTGCGCCACCGTCCGTCGCCGAAGGTGACCGGGCTGGTCCTGGGTTTCGGTGCGGGGGCGCTGATCGCGGCCGTGGCGTACGAGCTGGTGCCCAGGGAGCGTGTGGAGAGCGCGTGGGACTTCCTGGCCGTCGGCGTCGGCGCCCTGACCTTCTTCCTCCTCGACGGAGCCCTCGCGCAGAAGGCCACGGCGCAGCGGTCGACGGGCAGCGCGCACAACGCGAACCGTTCCATCGTGCTCGGTGCCCTGCTCGACGGGATACCCGAGTCCCTGGTGCTCGGGATGGGGCTGGCGTCCGGCGGCTCGGTCAGCGTCCCGTTCCTGGCGGCGGTGTTCCTGTCGAACCTCCCCGAAAGCCTCGGGGCCACCGCCGGCATGCGGGAGGAGGGCCGGCAACCGGGTGTGGTGTACCGGATCTGGTGGGGCATCACCGCGATCTCGGGCGCGTGCGCCGCGCTGGGGTACGGGCTGGTGGGGGTGGTCCCCGGCACCGACGGCCGGCTGGTGGAGGCGTTCGCGGCGGGGGCGGTCCTGACGATGCTCGCGAACTCGATGATGCCTGAGGCCTTCGAGCTGGGCGGCAGGCTCACGGGGCCGTCGACCGTGCTCGGCTTCGCCGCCGCCGGTGCGCTCGCCCTCCTGGAGTGA